The Etheostoma cragini isolate CJK2018 chromosome 15, CSU_Ecrag_1.0, whole genome shotgun sequence genome window below encodes:
- the LOC117958188 gene encoding coiled-coil domain-containing protein 106-like gives MHEVVVALKKDDKGSIKEMNLSSDSSGDSPVESSSDMSDSSSSSAEEDKIKKRKKKGKGKKYRKKSKKIEPKTRQRAQTPEQMVDRYKRILRQFSKGGTMSAAFKHVGVDRNTVVVNAPIAELFIAAPGKYKELLKNHNNVKNLSVFATQRATAIQEDQGIEDTITAYKASGKLLPLTKK, from the exons ATGCATGAAGTTGTTGTGG CTCTCAAAAAGGATGACAAAGGTTCCATCAAGGAAATGAACTTGTCTTCAGATTCTTCTGGTGACAGCCCAGTGGAATCTTCCTCTGATATGTCTGATTCCTCCTCGTCCTCAGCAGAGGAGGAcaagataaaaaagagaaagaagaagggaaaagggaaaaaatatagGAAGAAGTCAAAGAAAATCGAACCAAAGACACGGCAGAGAG CCCAAACTCCAGAGCAGATGGTGGACCGGTACAAAAGAATTCTTAGACAGTTCAGTAAAGGAGGGACCATGTCTGCTGCTTTCAAGCATGTTGGAGTGGACAGGAACACGGTGGTGGTCAATGCTCCAATCGCAGAGCTGTTCATTGCTGCGCCTGGCAAGTACAAGGAACTCCTTAAAAACCACAATAATGTGAAGAATCTCAGCGTGTTTGCCACACAGCGTGCCACTGCTATTCAGGAGGACCAAGGAATAGAGGACACAATCACAGCCTATAAGGCTTCTGGAAAGCTCCTGCCCCTAACAAAAAAGTGA